A single region of the Lycium barbarum isolate Lr01 chromosome 2, ASM1917538v2, whole genome shotgun sequence genome encodes:
- the LOC132625369 gene encoding uncharacterized protein LOC132625369 isoform X1, with protein sequence MQPPPPHHHHHHGGATCVNCGGPTAFPPPPPDTIPNYIPIRAPAVNLPPANNREIIMRTPVPQSHPIIPLTPPYHFQTPTKKIHSQNDIVSFQNSSTCVNFLGFIVSLSESIRSRNLSDHCHVSGVVAEIVEILKTLIVYVDQIPLAPQSSRYGNLAYRTWHERMCCDAESFMVRFLPLEMKEATVELVPYFTDSFGNSSRIDYGTGHETNFAAWLYCLARLGVVKEEDYQALVSRVFIKYLELMRKLQITYSLEPAGSHGVWGLDDYHFLPYIFGSSQLIDHKYMKPKSIHNEDILENFANEYLYLSCIVFIKKVKKGVFAEHSPMLDDISGVPNWNKVNSGLLKMYKIEVLQKVPIMQHFLFGSIIPWE encoded by the exons atgcaaccaCCGCCacctcaccaccaccaccaccacggcGGCGCAACCTGCGTCAACTGCGGCGGCCCCACCGCATTTCCACCACCACCACCCGATACAATCCCTAATTACATCCCAATCCGTGCACCAGCTGTCAACTTACCACCAGCCAATAACCGCGAGATCATAATGCGTACACCTGTACCTCAATCACACCCGATCATTCCCTTAACTCCACCTTACCACTTCCAAACACCAACTAAAAAAATCCACTCCCAAAACGACATCGTTTCGTTCCAAAACTCATCTACTTGTGTTAACTTTCTAGGGTTTATAGTTTCGTTATCGGAATCTATTCGTTCGCGTAACCTCTCAGATCACTGCCACGTGTCGGGTGTTGTGGCTGAGATTGTTGAGATTTTGAAAACCCTAATTGTGTATGTTGATCAGATTCCTTTAGCGCCTCAATCGTCGCGATACGGGAATTTGGCGTATAGGACTTGGCATGAAAGGATGTGTTGTGATGCCGAGTCGTTTATGGTGAGGTTTTTGCCTTTGGAGATGAAGGAGGCGACTGTTGAGCTTGTTCCGTACTTTACTGATAGTTTTGGGAACTCTAGCAGAATCGATTATG GTACTGGACATGAGACAAATTTTGCAGCATGGTTGTATTGTTTAGCAAGATTAGGAGTTGTGAAAGAAGAGGACTATCAAGCTCTGGTGTCAAGGGTCTTCATCAAGTACTTGGAATTGATGAGGAAGTTGCAAATAACCTATTCCCTAGAGCCTGCTGGGTCTCATGGAGTGTGGGGACTAGATGACTACCACTTTTTACCTTATATATTTGGGTCATCTCAGTTGATTGATCACAAGTACATGAAACCAAAGTCTATTCATAACGAAGATATCTTGGAgaactttgcaaatgaatatttgTATCTCTCATGTATTGTATTCATAAAGAAGGTGAAGAAGGGTGTGTTTGCCGAGCATTCTCCCATGTTAGATGACATTAGTGGTGTACCCAATTGGAACAAGGTAAACAGTGGCTTACTTAAGATGTACAAGATTGAAGTTCTGCAAAAGGTTCCTATCATGCAGCATTTCCTTTTTGGCTCCATTATCCCATG GGAATGA
- the LOC132625369 gene encoding uncharacterized protein LOC132625369 isoform X2 — MQPPPPHHHHHHGGATCVNCGGPTAFPPPPPDTIPNYIPIRAPAVNLPPANNREIIMRTPVPQSHPIIPLTPPYHFQTPTKKIHSQNDIVSFQNSSTCVNFLGFIVSLSESIRSRNLSDHCHVSGVVAEIVEILKTLIVYVDQIPLAPQSSRYGNLAYRTWHERMCCDAESFMVRFLPLEMKEATVELVPYFTDSFGNSSRIDYGTGHETNFAAWLYCLARLGVVKEEDYQALVSRVFIKYLELMRKLQITYSLEPAGSHGVWGLDDYHFLPYIFGSSQLIDHKYMKPKSIHNEDILENFANEYLYLSCIVFIKKVKKGVFAEHSPMLDDISGVPNWNKVNSGLLKMYKIEVLQKVPIMQHFLFGSIIPW; from the exons atgcaaccaCCGCCacctcaccaccaccaccaccacggcGGCGCAACCTGCGTCAACTGCGGCGGCCCCACCGCATTTCCACCACCACCACCCGATACAATCCCTAATTACATCCCAATCCGTGCACCAGCTGTCAACTTACCACCAGCCAATAACCGCGAGATCATAATGCGTACACCTGTACCTCAATCACACCCGATCATTCCCTTAACTCCACCTTACCACTTCCAAACACCAACTAAAAAAATCCACTCCCAAAACGACATCGTTTCGTTCCAAAACTCATCTACTTGTGTTAACTTTCTAGGGTTTATAGTTTCGTTATCGGAATCTATTCGTTCGCGTAACCTCTCAGATCACTGCCACGTGTCGGGTGTTGTGGCTGAGATTGTTGAGATTTTGAAAACCCTAATTGTGTATGTTGATCAGATTCCTTTAGCGCCTCAATCGTCGCGATACGGGAATTTGGCGTATAGGACTTGGCATGAAAGGATGTGTTGTGATGCCGAGTCGTTTATGGTGAGGTTTTTGCCTTTGGAGATGAAGGAGGCGACTGTTGAGCTTGTTCCGTACTTTACTGATAGTTTTGGGAACTCTAGCAGAATCGATTATG GTACTGGACATGAGACAAATTTTGCAGCATGGTTGTATTGTTTAGCAAGATTAGGAGTTGTGAAAGAAGAGGACTATCAAGCTCTGGTGTCAAGGGTCTTCATCAAGTACTTGGAATTGATGAGGAAGTTGCAAATAACCTATTCCCTAGAGCCTGCTGGGTCTCATGGAGTGTGGGGACTAGATGACTACCACTTTTTACCTTATATATTTGGGTCATCTCAGTTGATTGATCACAAGTACATGAAACCAAAGTCTATTCATAACGAAGATATCTTGGAgaactttgcaaatgaatatttgTATCTCTCATGTATTGTATTCATAAAGAAGGTGAAGAAGGGTGTGTTTGCCGAGCATTCTCCCATGTTAGATGACATTAGTGGTGTACCCAATTGGAACAAGGTAAACAGTGGCTTACTTAAGATGTACAAGATTGAAGTTCTGCAAAAGGTTCCTATCATGCAGCATTTCCTTTTTGGCTCCATTATCCCATG GTAA